In a genomic window of Halobiforma lacisalsi AJ5:
- the coaBC gene encoding bifunctional phosphopantothenoylcysteine decarboxylase/phosphopantothenate--cysteine ligase CoaBC gives MLEGVNVALGVTGSIAAVKTVELAHELRRRGAEVRAVMTDSARSIVHPWAVEFATDNDVVTEITGAVEHVELCGRDGWADVFLIAPATANTVGKIANAVDDTPVTTCATTALGADTPVVIAPAMHEPMYDHPGVLEAIDAVAEWGVDFVDPRLEEEKAKIASEEAIVCEVARAAGDRPLEGEHVVVTSGATAESIDPVRVLTNRSSGRMGRAVARACYVRGADVTLVHGVVGPQSLERSAATEIPASVPYADVREVESATEMLAATREACLGDGTGNGTHETGADALVSAAAIGDYTVETSDEKIRSGRDLELEFEPTPKLIDEIRADRPELPIVGFKAETSGDESTMIDRARETLERTDLAFVVANDASVMGADRTKALFVHEKDAARYEGTKAGLAGEIADSLVAILGDDRPD, from the coding sequence ATGCTCGAGGGAGTCAACGTCGCGCTCGGGGTAACCGGATCGATCGCGGCAGTCAAGACGGTCGAACTCGCCCACGAGTTGCGACGCCGGGGTGCCGAGGTCCGGGCCGTGATGACCGACAGCGCGCGCAGCATCGTCCACCCGTGGGCCGTCGAGTTCGCGACCGACAACGACGTCGTCACCGAGATCACGGGCGCGGTCGAACACGTCGAACTCTGCGGTCGGGACGGCTGGGCCGACGTTTTCCTGATCGCTCCGGCGACGGCCAATACCGTCGGCAAGATCGCGAACGCAGTCGACGACACGCCGGTGACGACCTGCGCGACGACCGCCCTGGGCGCGGATACGCCGGTCGTGATTGCCCCGGCGATGCACGAACCGATGTACGACCATCCGGGCGTCCTCGAAGCGATCGACGCCGTCGCGGAGTGGGGCGTCGACTTCGTCGATCCACGCCTCGAGGAGGAAAAGGCGAAGATCGCAAGCGAGGAGGCGATCGTCTGTGAGGTCGCCCGCGCCGCCGGCGACCGGCCGCTCGAGGGCGAGCACGTGGTCGTTACGAGCGGCGCGACCGCCGAATCGATCGACCCGGTCCGCGTGCTCACGAACCGGTCGTCCGGACGGATGGGCCGGGCCGTCGCCCGGGCCTGCTACGTCCGCGGCGCGGACGTGACGCTCGTCCACGGGGTCGTCGGCCCGCAGTCGCTCGAGCGGTCGGCCGCGACGGAGATCCCGGCGTCGGTCCCCTACGCCGACGTCCGGGAGGTCGAGAGCGCCACCGAGATGCTCGCAGCGACCCGCGAAGCGTGTCTCGGCGACGGGACCGGAAACGGCACACACGAAACCGGGGCCGACGCGCTCGTCTCCGCCGCCGCGATCGGCGACTACACGGTCGAGACCAGCGACGAGAAGATCCGCTCCGGGCGAGACTTAGAACTCGAGTTCGAGCCGACGCCGAAGCTCATCGACGAGATTCGCGCCGACCGACCGGAACTCCCGATCGTCGGGTTCAAAGCCGAGACCTCCGGGGACGAAAGCACGATGATCGATCGGGCACGCGAAACGCTCGAGCGGACCGACCTCGCGTTCGTCGTCGCCAACGACGCGAGCGTGATGGGCGCGGACCGGACGAAGGCGCTGTTCGTCCACGAGAAGGACGCCGCCAGGTACGAAGGGACGAAGGCGGGGCTGGCCGGCGAAATCGCCGATTCGCTCGTCGCGATATTGGGGGACGACCGGCCGGACTGA
- a CDS encoding NAD(P)/FAD-dependent oxidoreductase gives MRDVCIVGGGVSGLAASIFTARAGLDTFVISEGPRPSSSRTQSGDDGGESILARNASLENYPGFPDGVDARQYLRLVREQAQNAGATFELGRVARAEPVAESDLEQGFVLETEGGDPLEARRVIAASWPDSDYLEPLDVGRVQRGSKHFVSVDDGGRTAVNGVYAAGRIAGEPHQAIVAAGHGAKVGLAVIHDSDVSFYHDWVTPEGYFTGRGREVPPGCEEIDEEERKRRDERARETILEAFAEPLDEEPTMHPSVADSSDE, from the coding sequence ATGCGAGACGTTTGCATCGTCGGCGGGGGTGTCTCCGGCCTCGCCGCGTCGATCTTCACTGCACGCGCGGGGCTGGACACGTTCGTCATCAGCGAGGGACCACGTCCCTCGAGCAGCCGGACGCAGTCCGGCGACGACGGCGGCGAGTCCATCCTCGCGCGCAACGCCAGCCTCGAGAACTACCCCGGCTTCCCGGACGGCGTCGACGCCCGCCAGTACCTGCGACTCGTCCGCGAGCAGGCCCAGAACGCTGGCGCGACGTTCGAACTCGGACGGGTGGCCCGCGCCGAACCGGTCGCGGAATCCGACCTCGAGCAGGGGTTCGTCCTCGAGACTGAGGGCGGCGACCCCCTCGAGGCGCGACGGGTGATCGCGGCCTCGTGGCCCGACAGCGACTACCTCGAACCGCTGGACGTCGGCCGGGTTCAGCGGGGGAGCAAGCACTTCGTCTCGGTCGACGATGGCGGGCGGACGGCGGTCAACGGCGTGTACGCGGCGGGACGGATCGCCGGCGAGCCACACCAGGCGATCGTCGCGGCCGGTCACGGTGCGAAGGTCGGCCTCGCGGTCATTCACGACTCGGACGTCAGCTTCTATCACGACTGGGTCACCCCCGAGGGCTACTTCACCGGACGCGGACGGGAAGTGCCGCCCGGCTGTGAGGAGATCGACGAAGAGGAACGAAAACGCCGCGACGAACGGGCGCGGGAGACGATCCTCGAGGCGTTCGCGGAGCCGTTGGACGAGGAGCCGACGATGCACCCGAGCGTCGCGGACTCGAGCGACGAGTAG
- a CDS encoding SRPBCC family protein has translation MDRILLSTVAYRPPEEVFPYVRSFTEYPRYTEHLKDVAVHGDGDAGSVYDLRLTWWKLSYTARSRVTSVSPPESLEWQLVNDIDARGEWRVEPEPGAIPDGGPTGSDVEAETPSRIYFEAVYDPYSANKDAISLPRFVSLDWVVEKVQPRLLREAETVVERLVADIEGRDEPREVELTVHEMP, from the coding sequence GTGGACAGAATTCTCCTCAGTACCGTCGCTTACCGCCCGCCGGAGGAGGTCTTTCCGTACGTGCGGTCGTTCACCGAGTACCCCCGCTACACCGAACACCTGAAAGATGTTGCCGTCCACGGCGACGGCGACGCGGGATCGGTCTACGACCTCCGGCTGACCTGGTGGAAGCTCAGCTACACCGCCCGCTCGCGGGTCACGTCGGTCTCTCCGCCCGAGTCGCTCGAGTGGCAGTTGGTCAACGACATCGACGCCCGCGGGGAGTGGCGCGTCGAGCCGGAGCCGGGGGCAATCCCCGACGGCGGCCCGACCGGAAGCGACGTCGAAGCGGAGACGCCCAGCCGGATCTACTTCGAGGCGGTCTACGATCCCTACTCGGCCAACAAGGACGCGATTTCCCTGCCGCGGTTCGTCTCCCTGGACTGGGTCGTCGAGAAGGTCCAGCCGCGACTCCTGCGCGAGGCCGAAACGGTCGTCGAGCGTCTCGTGGCGGACATCGAGGGACGGGACGAACCCCGCGAGGTCGAGTTGACGGTCCACGAGATGCCGTAG
- a CDS encoding plastocyanin/azurin family copper-binding protein, with translation MGRRYLLVGGLAFTGLAGCLDDTTAEPSNGPQDESDDRTDDDEADGADDGIPEEARAVGKATIEAVAAGNATEAASYAPHEYVVDSGQESWERAYGEFWTPDAVRSIAFRGEARDRIDTLDLFEDGTVDAEHQLEYALELEHEATGQRYDRRARAIVVEIEDEWYAWYQGDSQLFRPRTNAAVQVRTGDLGTAEITLLDRNDAATVFVTDGDDESAFDPGDYRLEEPGETITISAENEGVPAGTYEVVTAVDDPAEPGALVLETVSLVDPSPWTDVTEIELEANVSGWTGSVPDHIEGVENPTLVLEEGREYTFTVVNGDGSVHDFQLWDENEGVVDEYATDFIEDDDETRTLTVTATEELAEYVCEPHQMTMRGDVVLLESFEDE, from the coding sequence ATGGGACGACGATACCTCCTCGTCGGCGGTCTCGCCTTCACGGGACTCGCCGGTTGTCTCGATGATACCACCGCAGAGCCCTCCAACGGTCCCCAGGACGAATCCGACGACCGAACGGACGACGACGAAGCCGACGGGGCGGACGACGGCATCCCCGAGGAAGCCCGAGCGGTCGGTAAAGCCACGATCGAGGCGGTCGCCGCCGGTAACGCGACGGAGGCGGCGTCGTACGCCCCGCACGAGTACGTCGTCGACAGCGGTCAAGAGAGCTGGGAGCGGGCCTACGGCGAATTCTGGACTCCCGACGCCGTCCGCTCGATCGCCTTCCGGGGCGAAGCGAGGGATCGCATCGACACGCTGGACCTGTTCGAGGACGGGACGGTCGACGCGGAGCACCAACTCGAGTACGCCCTCGAACTCGAACACGAGGCGACCGGCCAGCGGTACGACCGACGGGCCAGGGCGATCGTGGTCGAAATCGAAGACGAGTGGTACGCGTGGTACCAGGGGGACTCCCAACTGTTCCGTCCACGGACCAACGCTGCGGTCCAGGTCCGGACGGGGGATCTCGGGACGGCCGAAATTACGCTTCTCGACCGGAATGACGCGGCGACCGTCTTCGTGACCGACGGGGACGACGAATCTGCGTTCGATCCCGGCGACTATCGACTCGAGGAACCCGGCGAGACGATCACCATTTCCGCCGAGAACGAGGGCGTCCCCGCGGGAACGTACGAGGTCGTCACCGCGGTCGACGATCCGGCCGAGCCCGGGGCACTGGTCCTCGAGACGGTCTCCCTGGTAGATCCGAGTCCCTGGACCGACGTGACGGAGATCGAACTCGAGGCGAACGTGTCGGGGTGGACCGGCAGCGTACCCGACCACATCGAGGGAGTCGAGAACCCGACGCTCGTCCTCGAGGAGGGCCGAGAGTACACGTTTACCGTCGTCAACGGCGACGGTTCCGTACACGACTTTCAACTCTGGGACGAGAACGAGGGCGTCGTCGACGAGTACGCGACCGATTTCATCGAAGACGACGACGAAACACGTACGCTCACTGTTACGGCAACCGAGGAGTTAGCTGAATACGTCTGTGAACCACACCAGATGACCATGCGCGGCGACGTGGTCCTCCTCGAGTCGTTCGAGGACGAGTGA
- a CDS encoding M42 family metallopeptidase gives MASASTPFDFDLLRDLTETSGVPGYEDRVRELVVAELEESVDRVRTDAMGNVVGTLEGDADSDFSVGVAAHMDEIGFMVRHVAGEEDEYGFLELEALGGWDARVLKAQRVTIHTDDGDLPGVIGSPPPHTLDEEDREKSPEVEDVFVDVGLPYEELEERVSPGDLVTMDQTTERVGETVTGKALDDRVCLFAMLEAARRIEDPDATIHFCATVQEEVGLRGAKALGVDVDPDLAVALDVTVANDVPGFDDGEHVTELGEGTAIKLKDGSVITSPKVHKRMQSVAEAEGIDHQLEILPSGGTDTAGFQNTAGAKPVGAISIPTRYLHTVTETAHVEDVAATIDLLEAFLESEGGSHEYTF, from the coding sequence ATGGCATCCGCTTCGACCCCGTTCGATTTCGATCTGCTTCGCGACCTCACCGAGACGAGCGGTGTTCCGGGCTACGAGGACCGGGTCCGCGAACTCGTCGTGGCCGAACTCGAAGAGTCCGTCGATCGAGTCCGGACCGACGCGATGGGTAACGTCGTCGGGACGCTCGAGGGCGACGCCGATTCGGATTTCTCCGTCGGCGTCGCCGCCCACATGGACGAGATCGGCTTCATGGTCCGCCACGTCGCGGGCGAGGAGGACGAGTACGGCTTCCTCGAACTCGAGGCGCTGGGCGGGTGGGACGCCCGCGTGCTGAAGGCTCAGCGGGTGACGATCCACACCGACGACGGCGACCTGCCGGGCGTCATCGGCTCGCCGCCGCCACACACGCTGGACGAGGAGGACCGCGAGAAATCCCCCGAGGTCGAGGACGTCTTCGTCGACGTCGGCCTTCCCTACGAGGAACTCGAAGAGCGCGTCTCTCCGGGGGACCTCGTGACGATGGACCAGACGACCGAGCGCGTCGGCGAGACGGTCACCGGGAAGGCCCTGGACGACCGCGTCTGCCTGTTCGCCATGCTCGAGGCGGCCCGCCGGATCGAGGACCCCGACGCGACGATCCACTTCTGTGCGACCGTCCAGGAGGAGGTCGGCCTGCGCGGTGCGAAGGCGCTGGGAGTCGACGTCGATCCGGACCTCGCCGTCGCCCTGGACGTCACCGTCGCCAACGACGTGCCCGGGTTCGACGACGGCGAGCACGTCACCGAACTCGGCGAGGGAACGGCGATCAAACTCAAAGACGGCAGCGTAATCACCAGCCCGAAGGTCCACAAGCGGATGCAGTCGGTCGCCGAGGCGGAGGGGATCGACCACCAGCTCGAGATCCTCCCCTCGGGCGGGACCGACACGGCCGGCTTCCAGAATACGGCCGGCGCGAAGCCGGTCGGCGCGATCTCGATCCCGACGCGGTACCTCCACACCGTCACCGAGACGGCCCACGTCGAGGACGTCGCGGCGACGATCGATCTGCTCGAGGCGTTCCTCGAGAGCGAAGGCGGGAGTCACGAGTACACGTTTTAG